One Ignavibacterium sp. DNA segment encodes these proteins:
- the glnA gene encoding type I glutamate--ammonia ligase yields MVINYLENSKQIIKKNKIEFVDLKAIDLSGRLHHITLPVYPDVLDKLISEGVGFDGSSYGFRKVENSDMILIPDLSTARIDPFREAPTLSFYSHIVLTDEKRSPFSQDGRYLAKKAEELLKKTTGADKSLWGPEFEFYIFSKVEYDTRTESSFYRIESGEEFYKKGYHAANPFDEFDDFRDEACKLLRAQGVEVKYHHHEVGEKGQQEIETYFSDLLTTGDNIVTAKYILFNYAKQKGLNITFMPKPMFQQAGNGMHLHFYLTKKGKNAFYKKGEYGNINELGRYFIGGMLKHGPALAAFTNPSTNSYKRLVPGFEAPVALTYGQGNRASAIRIPKYISNPDETRFEYRPPDATANPYYCTIAMLLAGIDGVVNKIDPVKEGYGPIDKNFLDPSYTEKIHFLPRNLEEALDALAVDNDFLKRGGIFTDELLDQWVKIKNEEIHSINTMPHPFEFKMYFNL; encoded by the coding sequence ATGGTTATTAACTATCTGGAAAACAGTAAACAAATTATTAAAAAAAATAAAATTGAATTTGTTGACCTGAAAGCAATAGATTTATCTGGAAGACTTCATCATATAACTCTTCCTGTTTATCCTGATGTTCTGGATAAACTGATAAGTGAGGGGGTAGGGTTTGATGGCTCCAGTTACGGATTCAGAAAAGTTGAAAACAGTGATATGATTTTAATACCTGATCTTTCAACCGCAAGAATTGATCCTTTCCGCGAAGCACCAACATTAAGTTTTTATTCTCATATTGTTCTTACCGATGAAAAGAGAAGTCCGTTCAGTCAGGATGGAAGATATCTTGCGAAAAAAGCTGAAGAGCTTTTAAAGAAAACAACCGGTGCAGATAAATCTTTGTGGGGACCTGAATTTGAATTTTATATCTTCTCTAAAGTTGAATATGATACAAGAACAGAATCCTCTTTTTACCGCATTGAAAGCGGAGAAGAGTTTTACAAAAAAGGCTATCACGCTGCAAATCCTTTTGATGAATTTGATGACTTTAGAGATGAAGCTTGTAAACTCTTAAGAGCACAGGGAGTGGAAGTAAAATATCATCATCACGAAGTTGGTGAAAAGGGACAGCAGGAAATAGAAACTTATTTTAGTGATTTATTAACAACCGGCGATAACATTGTAACAGCTAAATATATACTCTTCAACTATGCTAAGCAAAAGGGGCTTAACATTACCTTTATGCCTAAACCAATGTTTCAACAGGCAGGCAACGGAATGCATCTGCATTTCTATCTTACTAAAAAAGGAAAGAATGCGTTTTATAAAAAAGGTGAGTATGGAAATATAAACGAACTAGGAAGATATTTTATTGGCGGAATGTTAAAGCACGGACCGGCACTTGCTGCGTTTACTAATCCAAGTACTAACTCTTATAAAAGATTAGTCCCGGGATTTGAAGCACCTGTTGCATTAACCTATGGGCAGGGGAACAGGGCAAGTGCAATAAGAATTCCAAAATATATTTCTAATCCTGATGAAACAAGATTTGAATACCGTCCGCCTGATGCTACTGCAAATCCATATTATTGTACTATTGCAATGCTACTAGCTGGTATTGATGGTGTTGTTAATAAAATTGATCCGGTTAAAGAAGGATATGGACCAATTGATAAGAATTTTCTTGACCCAAGCTATACTGAAAAGATTCATTTTCTTCCAAGGAATCTTGAAGAAGCTCTGGACGCTTTGGCAGTTGATAATGATTTCTTAAAACGCGGTGGAATTTTTACAGATGAACTGCTTGATCAATGGGTCAAAATAAAAAATGAAGAAATTCATTCTATAAACACTATGCCACATCCGTTTGAATTTAAGATGTATTTTAATCTATAA
- a CDS encoding anhydro-N-acetylmuramic acid kinase — protein MSRSADNIDIDVIGTMSGTSLDGLDICFVNFKLDKNNWAYKIRIAETIEYDNSIKDKLASAHLMDALSFSKLHFDYGKYLGKEIKEFIDKHSIEPKLISSHGQTIFHQPESGFTTQIGKGACIAAETGIDTVCDFRSTDVALKGNGAPLVPIGDRYLFSGYDYCLNLGGFSNISFEDNDKRIAYDICPVNFILNYYMKQKGKEFDKDGETARSGKINTELLKALNSISYYSKAGPKSLGREDVEKEFIPLIDSFNLTVKDILSTYCEHIAFQIGREIKRGKVLITGGGAFNKFLIERVQNTALQHNYLLPDEQTINFKEALIFAFLGVLYNYNLINCLSSVTGAKSDSISGSLYKAV, from the coding sequence ATGAGTAGAAGTGCAGATAATATTGATATCGATGTAATTGGAACAATGTCAGGCACTTCCTTAGATGGACTCGATATATGTTTTGTGAATTTTAAACTCGATAAAAATAATTGGGCTTATAAAATCCGCATAGCAGAAACAATTGAATATGATAACTCTATTAAAGATAAGTTAGCAAGTGCTCATCTGATGGATGCATTATCATTTTCAAAACTACACTTTGATTACGGAAAATATTTGGGCAAAGAGATAAAAGAATTTATTGATAAACATTCAATTGAACCCAAATTAATTTCATCTCACGGTCAAACTATTTTTCATCAGCCGGAATCAGGATTTACAACACAGATTGGCAAAGGCGCTTGTATAGCTGCAGAAACAGGTATAGATACAGTTTGTGATTTCCGTTCGACAGATGTTGCACTTAAAGGCAACGGAGCTCCATTAGTACCGATTGGTGATAGATATCTTTTTTCAGGATATGATTACTGCCTGAACCTTGGAGGATTCTCTAATATTTCTTTTGAAGATAATGATAAACGGATTGCTTATGATATTTGTCCAGTAAATTTTATTTTGAATTATTATATGAAGCAAAAAGGGAAAGAGTTTGACAAAGACGGCGAGACAGCAAGAAGCGGTAAAATAAATACCGAGTTGCTGAAAGCACTGAACTCAATTTCATATTATTCAAAAGCAGGACCCAAATCTCTTGGCAGGGAAGATGTTGAGAAAGAATTTATTCCATTAATTGATTCGTTTAATTTGACAGTTAAAGATATACTGAGCACATATTGTGAACATATTGCATTTCAGATTGGAAGAGAAATTAAACGGGGAAAAGTTTTAATTACAGGCGGTGGAGCATTTAATAAATTTCTGATTGAACGAGTGCAAAACACTGCTCTACAACACAATTATCTGCTACCTGATGAACAAACTATAAATTTCAAAGAAGCCTTGATCTTTGCATTTCTTGGAGTTTTGTATAATTACAATTTAATAAACTGTTTATCATCTGTAACAGGTGCTAAATCAGATTCGATATCAGGTTCACTTTATAAAGCAGTATAA
- a CDS encoding cation:proton antiporter: MIEASFHNDILYLLFQFFLLLLFARILGEIFLKVGQPSVIGEILAGVILGPSLLGAIPGFSDFMSVKSIDGTNLLEVVSLIGAMLLLLITGLETDLALIKHHSKKAFGTAIGGLILPLILGFGFCFLIPDSLLIDPSKRIVFSLFIATAISVSSIPVIAKVLIDLNLIRRDIGQITIAAGMIDDTAAWIVLSIVLGLIEFGVITAQNVLFSIGKVALFISVSFVAGKWIAAKTISFAQNSIQSQYKILTILILFSVGLGAIAQSLRLEAVLGAFVAGIVFSRIPAIPEESIDRLESITFGIFAPIFFAAAGLKVNLTPLLEPELLIIGIGLIAIATVSKIAGVYLGARLYGKSDHWTALSFSSGLNARGAIQIIIATIGLSVGIISQEIFSLIIIMSVVTSLMAPFMLRWTLKHVKIEEAEIKRLEKEEKLKDNILNKIHRVLLPVRTRAVNQSTPTKLIEARILERLSRKTDLSVTLFTISSEEEKAASMQYLNMLGEFFTQMPVTKKVVVSSNPLESILEEVKKDYDLLIVGATERNKNSDMLFNPIVDNLVRLSPCTSIVVQRSEISEDWKPCSILVPTNGSKASKHAAEVAFGIAYLEQDQVHILNVVESKQGYSALDIEGSLRERRLTFANQTVEELKKLGESFNVNSFAEIKIGEEPDKVILKMAKESNSDLIILGTAVRPGSDKLYLGPRVERILNNAPCPVLVVNSQ, from the coding sequence ATGATTGAAGCATCATTTCATAACGATATTTTATATCTGCTTTTTCAGTTTTTCTTGCTGCTGCTTTTTGCAAGAATACTTGGTGAGATATTTTTAAAAGTCGGACAGCCAAGTGTAATTGGTGAAATACTGGCGGGTGTTATCTTAGGTCCTTCGCTGCTTGGGGCAATCCCGGGATTTTCGGATTTTATGTCCGTTAAGTCAATAGATGGAACAAACCTGCTTGAAGTTGTAAGTTTAATTGGAGCAATGCTGCTGTTATTGATAACAGGTCTCGAAACTGACCTTGCTCTGATTAAGCATCATTCTAAAAAAGCTTTTGGAACTGCTATAGGCGGCTTGATTTTACCATTGATTCTTGGATTTGGATTTTGCTTCCTAATACCCGATTCGTTATTAATTGATCCTTCAAAAAGAATTGTCTTTTCTTTGTTTATTGCAACTGCAATTTCAGTCTCATCAATACCTGTAATTGCAAAAGTATTAATTGATTTAAATTTAATCCGACGAGATATCGGTCAAATTACAATTGCTGCCGGGATGATAGATGATACTGCCGCGTGGATTGTTTTATCAATAGTACTTGGACTAATAGAATTTGGAGTAATAACTGCACAAAATGTTTTATTCTCTATCGGAAAAGTTGCGCTGTTTATTTCAGTAAGTTTTGTTGCCGGCAAATGGATTGCAGCAAAAACTATCAGTTTTGCACAGAACTCAATCCAAAGTCAATATAAAATTTTAACAATTTTGATTTTATTCAGTGTAGGACTCGGAGCAATTGCCCAGTCTTTAAGATTAGAAGCTGTGCTTGGAGCTTTTGTTGCCGGCATTGTATTTTCACGGATACCCGCTATTCCTGAAGAATCAATAGACAGATTAGAAAGCATTACTTTTGGAATTTTTGCACCAATATTTTTTGCTGCTGCCGGATTAAAAGTAAATCTTACCCCTTTGTTAGAACCCGAGCTTTTAATTATTGGTATTGGATTAATAGCAATAGCAACAGTAAGTAAGATAGCCGGGGTTTATCTTGGTGCACGTTTATATGGAAAGAGCGATCATTGGACAGCTTTATCATTTAGCTCCGGCTTAAATGCCCGTGGTGCGATTCAAATAATTATTGCTACGATAGGATTATCTGTGGGAATTATCTCACAAGAAATTTTTTCTCTAATTATAATTATGTCGGTAGTTACTTCTCTAATGGCTCCGTTTATGCTCAGATGGACTTTAAAGCACGTTAAGATTGAGGAAGCAGAAATAAAAAGACTGGAAAAGGAAGAGAAGTTAAAAGACAATATTTTGAATAAGATTCATCGCGTACTTCTTCCTGTCCGAACAAGAGCAGTTAATCAGTCAACCCCAACAAAGCTAATCGAAGCCAGAATATTGGAAAGACTAAGCAGAAAAACTGATTTAAGTGTTACACTCTTTACTATTTCAAGTGAAGAAGAAAAAGCTGCAAGTATGCAATATCTTAATATGCTTGGAGAGTTTTTTACTCAAATGCCGGTTACTAAAAAGGTTGTTGTAAGCAGCAATCCGCTCGAAAGTATTCTTGAGGAAGTAAAAAAAGATTATGATCTTCTGATAGTCGGTGCAACTGAAAGAAATAAAAATTCGGATATGTTGTTTAATCCTATTGTTGATAATCTTGTCAGGTTATCTCCTTGCACAAGCATTGTTGTTCAGAGAAGTGAAATATCTGAGGATTGGAAGCCTTGCAGTATTTTAGTCCCCACTAACGGAAGCAAAGCATCAAAGCATGCAGCCGAAGTTGCATTTGGAATTGCATATCTCGAACAAGATCAGGTTCACATTTTAAATGTCGTTGAAAGCAAGCAAGGTTATTCAGCTTTGGATATTGAAGGCAGTCTTAGAGAAAGAAGATTGACTTTTGCTAATCAGACAGTAGAAGAATTGAAAAAGTTAGGCGAATCTTTTAATGTTAATTCATTTGCTGAAATAAAAATTGGTGAAGAACCTGACAAAGTCATTCTAAAAATGGCGAAGGAAAGTAATTCTGATTTAATCATCCTCGGAACTGCTGTTAGACCAGGTTCGGATAAACTCTATCTCGGACCTCGTGTTGAAAGAATTCTTAACAATGCGCCCTGCCCTGTTTTAGTAGTAAATTCACAGTAA
- the hflX gene encoding GTPase HflX, whose amino-acid sequence MIDIIKKNIERAMLVSIDNKEFSKEVVEEHLNELEELASTAGAETVFKIIQSKARMDPAYYIGKGKAEELAQLIELNDINIIIFDDDLSPVQARNLENLFNRKVIDRSGLILDIFASRAKTKEAKTQVELAQLQYMLPRLTRAWTHLSKQYGGIGTKGPGETQIETDRRIIRTRITHLKEKLAQIESHRSTQNAGRKNTTRIALAGYTNAGKSTLFNLLTNADVFAEDKLFATLDSTTRNLEAHETERIIITDTVGFIRKLPPQLVASFKSTLSEVREADIIFHIIDASHPFYEDQLKVVDETLREFGSKDKQVIKIFNKIDLIKDKAKIDFIRNSHNDCLMISAKRGINISLLKARLNEIVENTFVSEKVILGLNESKKVSQIHSLAEVLKTEYDEDGIKVHYKTSKQNADKLKKIIYGT is encoded by the coding sequence ATGATAGACATTATAAAAAAAAATATTGAGCGGGCAATGCTCGTTTCTATTGATAACAAAGAATTTAGTAAAGAAGTTGTTGAAGAACATCTTAACGAACTTGAAGAACTTGCGAGCACTGCCGGTGCAGAAACTGTTTTCAAGATCATTCAAAGTAAAGCACGAATGGATCCGGCTTATTATATAGGCAAAGGTAAGGCAGAAGAACTCGCACAGCTTATTGAACTAAATGATATAAACATAATAATATTTGATGATGACTTATCGCCTGTGCAAGCCAGGAACCTTGAAAATCTTTTCAATCGAAAAGTAATTGATAGGAGCGGACTTATACTTGATATTTTTGCATCCAGAGCAAAAACAAAAGAAGCAAAAACTCAGGTTGAACTTGCACAGCTTCAATATATGCTGCCACGATTAACCAGAGCTTGGACGCATTTATCAAAACAGTATGGCGGAATCGGAACTAAAGGTCCGGGTGAAACACAGATTGAAACTGACAGAAGAATTATCAGAACCCGAATAACACATCTTAAGGAAAAATTAGCTCAGATCGAATCTCATCGTTCAACACAAAATGCCGGAAGAAAAAATACAACAAGGATTGCATTAGCTGGTTACACTAATGCCGGTAAGTCAACATTGTTTAATCTGCTTACAAATGCAGATGTTTTTGCCGAAGATAAATTGTTTGCAACACTCGATTCAACAACACGTAATCTTGAAGCTCACGAAACAGAGAGAATAATTATTACTGATACTGTCGGCTTTATCAGAAAACTTCCTCCGCAGCTTGTTGCATCATTCAAAAGCACATTAAGTGAAGTTCGTGAAGCCGATATTATTTTTCATATAATAGATGCTTCTCATCCTTTTTATGAAGATCAGTTAAAAGTTGTTGATGAAACTTTAAGAGAATTTGGAAGTAAAGACAAGCAGGTAATCAAAATATTTAACAAAATAGATCTGATAAAAGACAAAGCTAAAATTGATTTTATTCGTAACTCGCATAATGACTGCTTGATGATTTCAGCTAAACGAGGAATAAATATTTCGCTGTTAAAAGCCCGACTTAACGAAATTGTTGAAAACACTTTTGTCAGTGAGAAAGTTATACTTGGTTTGAACGAATCTAAAAAAGTATCTCAGATACATTCACTGGCTGAAGTTCTTAAAACAGAATATGATGAAGATGGAATAAAGGTCCATTATAAAACAAGTAAACAAAATGCAGACAAATTAAAGAAGATTATTTATGGCACTTAA
- the eno gene encoding phosphopyruvate hydratase: MTTIIDVFGREILDSRGNPTLEVEVVLDSGVIGRAAVPSGASTGEHEAVELRDGDKSRYNGKGVLKAVENVNEKIADHIIEFDATEQAAIDNMLIELDGTENKGNLGANAMLGVSLACAKASAEALGLSLYRYIGGVNSRTLPVPMMNILNGGKHADNNVDFQEFMVMPFGAPSFKEALRMGAETFHALKSVLVKKGYNTAVGDEGGFAPNLKSNEEAIEVILEAINKTGYKVGTDMGIALDPAASEFFIREKNAYHLFKSAPNQLIPIEKMVDYWANWVRQYPIVSIEDGLAEDDWEGWKLLTEKIGGKIQLVGDDLFVTNTDRLAKGIELGVANSILIKVNQIGTLTETLDAIEMAKVAGYTNVISHRSGETEDTTIADIAVATNAGQIKTGSASRTDRIAKYNQLLRIEEELDSTSFFPGLAALNYNG; the protein is encoded by the coding sequence ATGACAACAATAATTGATGTTTTTGGACGGGAAATTTTGGATTCAAGAGGTAATCCGACTCTGGAAGTTGAGGTTGTTCTTGATAGCGGAGTTATTGGCAGAGCGGCTGTTCCCAGCGGCGCTTCAACCGGCGAACACGAAGCAGTTGAATTAAGAGACGGCGATAAGTCCAGATATAATGGTAAAGGTGTTCTTAAAGCAGTTGAAAATGTTAATGAAAAAATTGCAGATCATATAATAGAATTTGATGCAACTGAACAAGCTGCTATTGATAATATGTTAATAGAATTGGACGGAACAGAAAATAAAGGAAACCTTGGAGCTAATGCAATGCTTGGTGTTTCACTTGCATGTGCAAAGGCATCTGCCGAAGCTTTAGGATTATCATTATACAGATATATCGGAGGCGTTAATTCGCGTACACTACCGGTTCCGATGATGAATATTCTTAATGGAGGAAAGCATGCTGATAATAATGTTGACTTTCAGGAATTTATGGTAATGCCATTTGGTGCACCGAGTTTTAAAGAAGCTTTAAGAATGGGCGCCGAAACTTTTCACGCATTAAAATCTGTTTTAGTAAAAAAAGGTTATAATACTGCTGTTGGTGATGAGGGAGGTTTTGCACCAAATCTTAAATCCAATGAAGAAGCAATTGAGGTTATTCTTGAAGCAATAAATAAAACTGGCTATAAGGTTGGAACAGATATGGGCATAGCTTTAGACCCGGCAGCAAGCGAATTTTTTATTAGAGAAAAAAACGCATATCATTTATTTAAATCTGCTCCTAATCAACTAATACCGATTGAAAAAATGGTTGATTACTGGGCAAATTGGGTTAGACAATACCCGATTGTATCAATTGAGGATGGCTTAGCTGAAGATGATTGGGAAGGCTGGAAATTATTAACTGAGAAAATCGGAGGTAAAATTCAACTTGTAGGCGATGATTTATTTGTAACTAACACAGATAGACTTGCTAAAGGAATCGAGCTTGGTGTTGCAAATTCAATTCTGATTAAAGTAAATCAGATTGGAACATTAACTGAAACTCTTGATGCAATTGAAATGGCAAAGGTTGCCGGTTACACAAATGTTATCAGTCATCGTTCTGGTGAAACTGAAGATACTACAATTGCTGATATTGCTGTGGCAACCAATGCAGGTCAGATTAAAACCGGTTCAGCTTCCAGAACTGACCGAATTGCAAAATACAATCAGCTTTTAAGAATTGAAGAAGAGCTTGATTCAACATCATTTTTTCCGGGACTGGCAGCATTAAACTACAACGGTTAA
- the hutH gene encoding histidine ammonia-lyase: protein MALKKLIVDGKSLTLDKIEFFLNENPIVTLSSDSKKKVIKARRLIDKWVNEGKVIYGVTTGFGEFANVSISKKDIEKLQENLIISHSTGVGDPLPPFIVKIMMLLRVNALAGGHSGIRLETLELLIAMMNNNIIPVIPSQGSVGSSGDLAPLSHLVLAMIGKGDVQIYNDVMKDDQHKIKVVNSPDALKKFGLKPVKLGAKEGLALINGTQMMTAFASYICIEARKLKTIADIAGALSHETLRGTDNAFDLRIHKLRPFAGQIAVAKNILAMIKDSEIRESHRENDPRVQDSYSIRCIPQIHGASRDSIDYVCSRVEIELNSVNDNPLIFPEDEAHLEGGNFHGQPMALALDFMAIALSEYANVSERRTERMLNGSLSSLPRFLTKNGGLNSGLMIAQYTAASLVSENKVLAHPASVDSIPTSANQEDHNSMGSISARKCYQILKNVQSVLSIEILTACQGLEFHKPMKYGKGTEAVYKLVRKSVQPVLNDRIIYKDIEKIRGLILTTDFLREVKKVVELN, encoded by the coding sequence ATGGCACTTAAAAAACTTATTGTTGATGGTAAATCACTTACACTTGACAAAATAGAATTTTTCTTAAACGAAAATCCGATTGTAACACTTTCAAGTGATTCAAAGAAAAAAGTAATTAAAGCCCGCAGGCTTATAGATAAATGGGTTAATGAAGGTAAAGTAATTTACGGAGTTACAACTGGCTTTGGTGAATTTGCCAATGTTTCGATATCAAAAAAAGATATTGAGAAACTTCAGGAAAATTTAATTATCTCACACTCAACTGGAGTTGGCGACCCGCTTCCACCGTTCATCGTTAAGATAATGATGCTGCTTCGTGTTAATGCACTTGCAGGCGGTCACTCAGGTATCCGTTTGGAAACTCTTGAGCTGTTAATTGCAATGATGAATAATAATATTATTCCAGTTATCCCTTCACAAGGCTCTGTTGGGTCAAGCGGAGATCTTGCACCCTTATCTCATCTTGTTCTTGCAATGATTGGCAAAGGCGATGTGCAGATTTATAATGATGTAATGAAAGATGATCAGCATAAAATTAAAGTTGTAAATTCTCCTGATGCACTAAAAAAGTTTGGACTAAAACCTGTTAAACTTGGAGCTAAAGAAGGTCTTGCTTTAATCAACGGCACTCAAATGATGACAGCTTTTGCATCATATATATGTATTGAAGCAAGAAAACTAAAAACAATTGCAGATATTGCCGGAGCACTTTCGCACGAAACTTTGCGCGGAACTGATAATGCTTTTGATTTACGAATACACAAGCTAAGACCATTCGCGGGGCAGATTGCTGTTGCAAAAAATATTCTTGCAATGATTAAAGATAGTGAAATTCGTGAATCACACAGAGAAAATGATCCGCGTGTTCAGGATTCATATTCAATTCGCTGTATTCCACAAATTCATGGCGCTTCAAGAGATTCGATTGATTATGTTTGTTCACGGGTTGAGATAGAACTTAATTCTGTTAATGATAATCCACTGATCTTTCCGGAAGATGAAGCTCATCTCGAAGGCGGAAATTTTCACGGACAGCCAATGGCACTTGCACTTGATTTTATGGCTATTGCATTATCCGAATATGCGAATGTTTCTGAACGCAGAACTGAAAGAATGTTAAACGGTTCACTGAGCAGTCTGCCAAGATTTCTAACAAAGAACGGCGGACTTAATTCCGGTTTGATGATTGCACAATACACCGCTGCTTCGCTTGTGTCTGAAAATAAAGTTCTTGCTCATCCAGCAAGTGTGGATTCAATTCCAACTTCTGCAAACCAGGAAGATCATAATTCTATGGGTTCAATCTCTGCAAGAAAATGTTATCAGATATTAAAAAATGTTCAATCAGTTTTATCGATAGAAATTCTAACAGCTTGCCAGGGATTGGAATTCCACAAACCGATGAAGTATGGAAAAGGAACGGAAGCTGTTTATAAACTTGTCAGAAAATCTGTTCAGCCGGTGTTAAATGATCGGATTATTTATAAGGATATTGAAAAGATAAGGGGATTAATATTGACTACCGATTTCTTAAGAGAAGTTAAAAAAGTTGTTGAATTAAATTGA
- a CDS encoding BatA domain-containing protein, translated as MIFLNPAVLLGLLAASIPIIIHLFNLRKLKKIEFSTLVFLKELQKNKIRKIKLKQWILLALRVLIILFVVLAFARPTLQSIQIGGTTSAAKTTAIFILDDTFSMSVVDQKGSYFNQAKEIIKQIISQLQEGDEVGLILVSNNSSESKMTSDFSEFIKNLDILDLSYSTGDLNTSIIKAARLISESKNFNKEIYILSDFQKNKITDEITHNDLSELLNEKVRLYTFDIADKEVFNLSVDELKINNQIFEKDKTVEFSVTITNNSEQDINSAVVSLFMNNERSAQKSYDVKAKQSVIVNIEAAPKTSGFVDMVAEIETDEVEQDNKRFTSIFIPEKISVGLFTESQNDLTFVNLALQTTGESKYQIERKNTNQLTTQQLSKYQVIIISTNAILNGIEQIRDYVSSGGGLILFPASIPDVSSFNRTLSKLNLGNCQSIVGNVGGDELRIKFDKTDFNHPMFQNIFKSDDKKKYESPELNAYYKLAKTGNQIISLIDGSSFLNEIKIEKGKVFVFNSAPVLSWSDFPMKSIFAPMINKSVVYLAAKEREQNIFLAGEQISINLKGSNQLQIKIVKPDKSEEFINLNDNSAKDYLVYSNTSLAGNYKFYSGDKLIDDISVNTDPTESKTDYADKKDFEDYLSQIKFNGVYTSIGKEENISQKIMQARFGSELWRYFLLAAIVLALLEMTIARNTKKELEGIKND; from the coding sequence ATGATTTTTCTTAATCCCGCTGTTTTATTAGGATTATTGGCTGCTTCAATTCCTATTATCATTCACTTGTTCAATCTTAGAAAACTAAAAAAGATTGAATTCAGCACACTTGTTTTTTTAAAGGAATTACAAAAAAATAAAATCCGGAAAATAAAACTTAAACAATGGATCTTACTTGCTCTAAGAGTTTTGATTATTTTGTTTGTGGTTTTAGCTTTTGCCAGACCGACATTACAATCAATACAGATAGGCGGAACAACTTCAGCTGCTAAAACTACTGCAATATTTATACTTGATGATACATTCAGCATGTCAGTTGTTGATCAAAAAGGATCATATTTTAATCAGGCAAAAGAAATTATTAAACAGATTATATCACAGCTTCAGGAAGGAGATGAAGTTGGTTTGATATTGGTTTCAAATAATTCATCTGAAAGTAAAATGACTTCTGACTTTTCAGAGTTTATTAAAAACCTTGATATACTTGATTTATCATATTCAACAGGCGATTTGAACACTTCAATTATAAAGGCTGCTCGACTGATTTCTGAAAGTAAAAATTTTAATAAAGAGATTTATATTTTATCTGATTTTCAGAAAAATAAAATTACAGATGAAATAACCCATAATGATTTAAGTGAATTGTTAAACGAAAAAGTCCGCCTTTATACTTTTGACATTGCTGATAAAGAAGTGTTTAATCTATCAGTTGATGAACTTAAGATTAATAATCAGATATTTGAAAAAGATAAAACAGTTGAATTTTCTGTAACTATTACCAACAACTCTGAGCAGGATATTAACAGTGCAGTGGTTTCACTTTTCATGAATAATGAAAGATCAGCACAAAAAAGTTACGATGTTAAAGCAAAGCAATCTGTAATAGTGAATATTGAGGCAGCTCCTAAAACAAGCGGCTTTGTTGATATGGTTGCAGAGATTGAGACTGATGAAGTCGAACAAGATAACAAGCGGTTTACAAGTATCTTTATTCCTGAAAAGATATCAGTTGGATTATTTACAGAAAGCCAAAATGATTTGACATTTGTTAATCTTGCTTTACAAACAACCGGTGAAAGTAAATATCAGATTGAAAGGAAAAATACTAATCAATTAACTACTCAGCAGTTAAGCAAATATCAGGTAATAATTATTTCTACTAATGCAATATTAAATGGTATTGAACAAATCAGGGATTATGTTAGCAGCGGCGGAGGACTGATTTTATTTCCTGCTTCAATTCCTGATGTTAGTTCATTCAACAGAACATTATCAAAGCTTAATCTGGGTAATTGTCAATCAATTGTTGGCAATGTTGGCGGAGATGAACTAAGAATAAAATTTGATAAGACTGATTTTAATCATCCGATGTTTCAGAACATTTTTAAGAGTGATGATAAAAAGAAATATGAATCACCTGAGCTTAACGCTTACTATAAATTGGCAAAGACTGGTAATCAGATAATTTCATTAATAGATGGCTCATCTTTTCTAAATGAGATAAAAATTGAAAAAGGAAAAGTTTTTGTTTTTAATTCTGCTCCGGTTCTAAGCTGGTCAGATTTTCCGATGAAAAGTATTTTTGCTCCTATGATAAATAAATCTGTTGTCTATCTTGCAGCAAAAGAAAGAGAGCAAAATATTTTTCTTGCCGGCGAGCAGATTAGTATCAACCTAAAAGGATCGAATCAGCTGCAAATCAAAATTGTTAAACCGGATAAATCAGAAGAGTTTATTAATTTGAATGATAATTCAGCAAAAGATTATTTAGTATATTCAAATACCAGCCTGGCAGGTAACTATAAATTTTATTCCGGTGATAAACTGATTGATGATATTTCTGTTAATACCGATCCAACTGAGTCAAAGACAGACTATGCAGATAAAAAAGATTTTGAGGATTATCTTTCTCAGATAAAATTTAACGGAGTTTATACTTCGATTGGCAAAGAAGAGAACATTTCTCAAAAAATTATGCAGGCAAGATTTGGATCAGAACTTTGGAGATATTTTTTACTCGCTGCTATAGTTTTAGCACTGCTTGAAATGACAATTGCAAGAAATACAAAAAAAGAATTGGAAGGAATTAAAAACGATTAA